In a genomic window of Trichoderma atroviride chromosome 4, complete sequence:
- a CDS encoding uncharacterized protein (EggNog:ENOG41), producing the protein MAKPSELLLRYAECSDEESSYDSAVEDEFYNGQDPWDENPYKGRVFHKFAELPPELRIKIWGLGLAGLTQPQLLEFSLKSVVRKDPSDLVPDERGMPSPRRYRDWTINGSPSLARATELNRSVMAANREARDVALKLLPHTLKIRTPAGDGTVHFDRNRDIVQLSGYTYEVMHPFPIEERFQDFIYHFDGFAENVVQLVVHYNAFFDEDEDTSDYFTLALQQFQNLKRLFLLSAPDKFIGKDLLWCGSNYIYVHTSMVTDGRNEPLWTNWCWPNADEYDDFTRKQVCEPVTHLLPATALPLLRTRGIELFPMVIFEDRYGLDFLKKLKRKWGRAYAEGVVPSESELSSDDEEEEEESEPDEYESDGIDDSPIAENGGDDDSGDDIYDEEYDSANDDYSGAGEAEIVPVFSSPEPEPEVAGGATNSRKRRIVVDSDDEDGDTSERSGRKHARTGSFTEPGGGAENASSRLMGAARSRKRAAVVDSDDDEEDGGGASNSKPGEHETSKKEEEKDGRGKKRRQADRRVEADDEDDEDEEEEIMDVRRLSLASRLQKARESHPSSDEESNGEEDSDNGNDDEDEEDDDEDEETYGNGLIDGYADESDDSGGY; encoded by the coding sequence atggccaagccGTCGGAGCTGCTCCTTCGATACGCAGAGTGCTCCGATGAAGAATCTAGCTACGACTCGGCCGTGGAAGACGAATTCTacaatggccaagatccGTGGGACGAGAATCCCTACAAGGGACGCGTCTTCCACAAGTTTGCAGAGCTGCCACCGGAGCTGCGAATCAAAATCTGGGGGCTCGGACTCGCTGGCCTGACCCAGCCTCAGCTGCTTGAATTCAGCCTCAAGAGCGTTGTTCGAAAAGACCCCAGCGACCTGGTGCCAGACGAGAGGGGCATGCCCAGTCCTCGTCGTTATCGCGATTGGACCATCAATGGCTCTCCCAGCCTTGCACGCGCCACCGAACTCAACCGCAGTGTCATGGCCGCCAATCGAGAGGCCCGAGACGTTGCCCTCAAATTGCTTCCACACACTCTCAAGATCAGAACACCAGCCGGCGACGGAACGGTGCATTTCGACCGCAACCGAGACATTGTTCAGCTGAGTGGATACACCTACGAAGTCATGCATCCGTTTCCCATCGAAGAAAGGTTCCAAGACTTCATCTACCATTTCGATGGCTTTGCAGAGAACGTGGTGCAACTTGTAGTCCACTACAACGCCTTTttcgacgaagacgaagacacCAGCGACTACTTCACCCTTGCCCTCCAACAATTCCAAAACCTCAAGCgactcttccttctctcagCGCCCGACAAGTTTATCGGCAAAGACCTTTTATGGTGCGGCTCGAACTACATCTACGTGCACACCAGCATGGTCACAGACGGTCGAAATGAGCCATTGTGGACAAACTGGTGCTGGCCCAATGCGGACGAGTACGACGACTTTACAAGAAAACAAGTTTGCGAACCCGTCACACACCTTTTGCCAGCCACGGCTCTGCCACTACTAAGAACCCGTGGCATCGAGCTGTTTCCGATGGTCATATTTGAGGATAGATACGGCTTAGATTTCttaaagaagctgaaaagaaaGTGGGGACGCGCCTACGCGGAAGGCGTCGTGCCATCTGAGTCAGAATTATCctccgacgacgaagaagaagaagaggaatcGGAACCCGACGAGTATGAAAGCGATGGAATCGATGATTCCCCGATTGCAGAAAACGGTGGGGACGATGATTCTGGAGACGACATATATGACGAGGAGTACGACTCTGCGAATGACGATTACAGTGGCGCTGGCGAAGCGGAAATTGTGCCAGTCTTTTCCTCACCCGAGCCCGAGCCAGAAGTAGCCGGCGGTGCGACAAACTCAAGGAAGCGACGCATCGTAGTTGACTCggatgatgaggacggcgACACATCTGAGAGGTCGGGGAGAAAGCACGCTCGTACCGGCAGCTTCACCGAACCAGGTGGAGGTGCCGAGAATGCTTCTAGCAGACTTATGGGTGCTGCGAGGAGTCGGAAACGCGCAGCTGTAGTTGAtagcgacgatgacgaggaagatggaggcggTGCATCCAACAGCAAGCCTGGCGAGCATGAAACGagcaagaaagaggaagaaaaagatgggagaggaaagaagagacggcAAGCTGACAGGCGAGTGGAGgcggacgacgaagacgatgaagatgaggaggaggagattaTGGATGTGAGGCGGCTGAGTCTGGCCTCCAGGCTTCAAAAAGCGCGAGAAAGTCATCCATCTTCGGATGAAGAGTCTAATGGTGAAGAGGACAGtgacaatggcaatgatgacgaggatgaggaggacgatgatgaggatgaggaaacCTATGGTAATGGTCTTATTGACGGCTATGCAGATGAATCGGATGATTCCGGGGGTTACTAG
- a CDS encoding uncharacterized protein (EggNog:ENOG41), whose translation MTTVRVTRAAKAAAEAASLAVSSASPTSLPAKSKPKASHQPPTSTPGSSKTPQPPCGIWLRFSKKAILAQVPSISYLEAVDVSLCHGWIDGQRKALDEKFYLQRFTPRRRRSLWSQRNVQRVEMLTVEGRMKPAGMAEVNAAKGDGRWEKAYAGPATMEVPEDFANALEENAIAKTAFEALSRADRYPFLWSITTVKRAETRERKIREFVSLLASGQV comes from the exons ATGACAACTGTCAGAGTTACAAGAGCAGCCAAAGCTGCAGCCGAAGCAGCATCGCTTGCAGTATCGAGCGCTTCACCCACCAGCCTGCCAGCCAAGTCCAAGCCCAAGG CTTCCCATCAGCCTCCCACTTCGACGCCTGGCTCCTCAAAAACTCCTCAACCCCCCTGCGGGATCTGGCTGCGCTTCAGCAAAAAGGCCATCCTCGCCCAAGTCCCCTCCATCAGCTACCTAGAAGCCGTCGACGTCTCCCTCTGCCACGGCTGGATCGACGGCCAGCGCAAGGCCCTTGATGAAAAGTTCTACCTGCAGCGCTTCacgcctcgccgccgccggagTCTTTGGTCTCAGCGCAACGTCCAGCGCGTCGAGATGCTGACGGTAGAAGGCAGGATGAAGCCTGCGGGGATGGCAGAGGTGAATGCCGCAAAGGGGGACGGGCGGTGGGAGAAGGCGTACGCTGGACCGGCGACTATGGAGGTTCCTGAAGACTTTGCGAATGCGCTGGAAGAGAATGCGATTGCAAAGACGGCGTTTGAAGCGTTGAGCCGGGCAGATAGATATCCGTTTCTTTGGAGTATCACGACAGTCAAAAGGGCAGAAAcaagggagaggaagatTAGAGAGTTTGTGAGCCTTTTGGCCTCAGGACAAGTATAG